TTCAATCTGCAACTAAAGTTTGTCATACTTACCTGGGTCAGAGATGCAAGCCTATTTGTAACTGTATTTAAATTTGtcctgaatttttttctttgcatttcttTGCAGATATTGAGAAACTTTGCACATTTAGTCAAAGGTTTCCTCTTCCATCCATGTATCGTATACTGGTGTGGAAAGTGCTTCTAGGTATGAATGGAATATAGAATGTATATTCTATATGTATCTGTATAACACAGAATATAGAATGTTATGTATCTGTATAACATGGAATATAGACTGTAGGAAGgtgcaattttttcttttttaaaattttttttgtctttgatgAAGTAATGACAGGATTATTCTGTATTACCTTGCCTACTGATGCATATTTAGCCTCCTTTTGTATCCACCTTGGATGCCCAATGGCAATTATAAAACAAGTTTTTTGAGAACTTTGCTGAAATGTGCCTAGCAGAGTGTGTTTCTGTATTTAACTTTGTAACACTATCCAAGTACATTTATGAAATGAATTTGAAATATGGATTATAAGAAGTTATCTATATCTGATAAGATATTCAGTTGTGCTCCTGAAATAACAGACAATGAAGCTGAAGTAAAGTTTTGATTAATTTTAGACTGAGTGAAGCATGGAATACATGTTTATTCTAAAGAGAAGCTTCATGTTCTGCAGAATATCAGTTTCTTATGGCTTTGCTGCTGGCTTTGAATTGTATTTGCCGTTGAAGAAGATACAAGGCTGAAGACAGGTTAATGGTATCCCCAGAAGCTGTAAAAACCATAAATAGATTATATTTTCCTAGAAGTGCACTAGTCAGATGACTAATTCAAAAGTACTAATGGCTTTGCACTAACTGGTCAAGTACATTCGTTGACTAGATGCAAAGTCATGTCCACTTGGAGACAAGGAggggtttaaaaaaaatcttaattttctaATTCATTTTTTCTCCTTCCAGTTTTTTACATTTTGAAAGTTTTGGCTTCATATTCCTGATTATGTAGAATATaatttttattcctgtttttttttGGCAAAAGTAGTAAATAAACACTGCATAGAAGGGGCAAGATCTAATTACAAAGCTTGAAGTTCTTGGCGTTGAACTTACAGAGTAGTCCTACTTGATAAAAGGCTCTGCCATTAACAATATTATTGTATTCTGGGCAGTAGTCAGCATCCTTTAAAATATTAGTAGTGGGAAATAGAGCATAGGAGTTTTGGACAAGCAACTCAGTACAGAATCCTTCAGCCAGCATTATAATAGCAAAATACATCTCTTTGCAAAATTGTGGCTCACTGCAGAGCCAGGTCTTGGGCTGCTTTAGATAAAGGATCTGTGAATCATATGATAACACAAAACACCTTATGAATCAACTGCATGGGAAGTTATACTGGTTCTAAAAAGTATGTTGTATTTTAAACCCAGAGTGATTcatttcacagcatgaagttgttTCAGGGGAGGTTTGAGTTGGATATCAGAAtaagattcttcacccagagggcgGTTTGGCACTGGAACagtttcccagggaagtggtcacagcaccaagcctgacagagttcaagaagtgagCTCTGCTCTCAGGCACAGTGTGATTTTTTTGAGTAGTCTTGTGAAAGGCCAGGAGGGGGACTCAGTggtccttgtggatcccttcaaACTCACGATATTCTGATTTCAAGTATTCCTACTGTTATTCTGTAACATGCCTTGGGTGAACAGAGGTTCAGGGACTTTCCTTACACTGCATTTCAGTGTTAGCAGTTGTTAGAAAAGCTGATATTGAGAAGGACAGTTCAAAATATCTCCCCCTAAATGGCTGGAACCGCAGCCCAGTCCATTTCTGGTGGGGGGTGTCATGTGACCTCTAAATAATGTTAATAATTTAGGAAAAGGGAGTGTGTCCTGTCAACAAATCCCTCTCAGACATGTGCCAAGGCTTGCTGATGTCCCAGGTGACATGGTGTGTCAGAAATGCCTCTGTTACCTACCTGCTTGAGAATGACTCATGATGGTTTCCAGGCACCTCTCTGTTGTTTCAGCTTTGTTTTGCCTGCCTAAGGTTGTCCTCTGTGTTTGAGGAGAGCAGTTGGCAGTATGTACACACAGTTATGGTGTTGACTCTCTTTTGGTGTATTGTGAAAAATGTCTTGCTTTCTTCCAGCTTTTGAAATGCAGACAGGTTTGCAGCTGGAAAAGAAAAGATAATTTTCTGTCTGATGTGCTTGTTCCTCAACCCAGCCATTTCATGGTGTAACACTTGgcaggaatatttttttctttaaatgagaGGTAAAAGGATCAGGTACCTTGTTTCAGAACTGACTTTTGAAGAATACTTTGTTCTCACAGGTTTCTGCACTGGGAAAAATTCTGCTCCACTAGTGATAGGGAAATGGCATTTTTTGCCTAGGTGTATgtatgtttttatttctgttgaagTCTGTGACAGTTCTGTTGTGAAAATCAGTGCATGGCAAGACTCTCAGGTAGGGGAAAGGACTGAATTTGAAATGGTAAGTATCTCTGCTGGAGATGCTGCGTAATTTTCTTTGCCTTTCTACttagatattttttaaatttttttttctcccagaaaacTAGAAAAGATATTTGTGTTCTGCTAAGAAAATAACAAATGTTACTTTACAAGTGATGATGTGGCCTTTTAAGTTCTAATCTTTAATTGATTCAACTGATTGATTGTGGTTTTTGAATGTCATTTTAGGGAGAATTAATTTCTGGTGCAGTGAGTAAAGACTTTTCTGGCAGTAAAGTAATTATTACTGCAGTGAACAGTATCTTTGCATTAGTTAGTTGCATGTATATAGTCTCTGTCATCTCAGACAAAGTGTAGAATTTGAGAAAATGAACAGCTAATGTATATAAAAATCATTCTACAGTGACTTTGTTTTCAAAATAAATGGAAGCTGGGCACAAATACGCAACTAATACTGTACTGAAAACTAGACATATAAAAAGTAGGATTCCTCCTTACAATtgcttatatttttttcttttaatttttcaaatttaatttaatttatttttgtttaggAATCATTCCTCCTCACCACGAATCTCATGCTTTGGTGATGAAGTACCGGAAGGAGCAGTACTGGGACATTCACCACGCTCTCCGTGTGATTCGCTTTATTAATGATTCTACCCCACAGGTTGATGTTTTCCTCCGCATACATCAGCTGGAATCAGGAAAACTGCCTCGAAACGTTGCTTTTCCATTGGTCAGTGGTGATTTTTAACAGTCTGTTAAATACAGTACTTGATTGAACTTGAAACTGTAAACCAGTGAGAAACTGAACTGCAGGTCGCCCCACAAGTGCTTGTAGATAGAGCAGGTAAGGTGAATGGAAAGCAGAGAAGTACTAGTATAAAATAAAGAATTTTAGTCAAAgtgcttttctcttttccttcccctAAGTACTTAGGTAAGATTTTATGCCTTAAAATCTCTTTTGTCCTTTTTTCCTGCTAGGTTTCAAGCCTCTTGTACTCCGGGGCAATTCAGTTTCTTTATAGCACTGACATGAAATGACATCATCTCATTGTAGCTCATAGGTTCTTACATTCCTGAAACAAGGGTAATTCAGAGCCTGTACAAGCAGTGATTTAATGCAAGTTGCAGCAAATACTTgaattatttgtttttaaatctaGACTTCAGTGTACTGTCCTCCTTGTTTTCTTAGTCTGAACTGATCTGGGCTTCTGTCAGATAGTGCACATACTCTGCTGTTCACAATATACACCCATATGGTTAAACAAGGCTGTGTTGTGATGGTGAATTAGTAGTGTAATGATAAAAACAATGAGTGGTTCTTTCTTTTCTCCATGAAATAGATGAGGAAAGGAGCCACAGAGCTTTCTAAGTGGATTCGTCCTGTAGTTAATTTATCCGTATTCACTCTAGCCCAGCTTAATTTGTAATTTTCATCTGTAATCGCAAATTTTGACATAAGTACTTAAAGAAaagttcaaaattaaaaaaaaggttaGACTTGATATGGAAAATTCAGTAATATTTAGAATTGGAGGATTGCCTGCAGCATTCTCTTGTCAGAGGAGGGAATGTTTTCATACACTTACCATTTCCTAGGAATGTGGCCATCCTACCCTGCAAATTTCCAGTAGATAAATTTCCTTGATTTTGGCATGTGATTTTTTCAGTGGGCTGAAAATTCCTCCCTTCTAGAGCAGTATTGCCTTCTGAGCAAGTGTTTTGTCAGtgcatcccagagctgctctcaggactGGGGTGAGGTTTCATAGCGATGGTGTTTAACAGAGCCTCAGTCATTTCTCCTGTAACTCAGGTTTGTTTTGCTGCTGCAGAAAGCATTTGTTCTCTTTTCAGTGCAGTCACTGTCCCCTTAAACTTAGGAGAGGTTGCTCTTGATGGTGGTGCAGGTGTTTTATTGTAGAGGCAGAGGGAGGTAGAGATGTCAGATTGATCtaaatattttgaaatgtttGAGTAACAAACAGAAGTCTGCTGAGTGTTTTGTGCATCTGAATGCAGAGAGTTCAAATAAGGATATGTGTGTATGGGAGCAGTCTGTGTGGCAGAGACACAAACCCAGTAGTATTTAGGACTCTCTATACACTGAAGCATATTTTGGTTTTAAAAGCAAGACAAGTCCTACTTGCTCTGTTTTAATAGATATCTGTCATCATCATGCAGCTGCTGCCCGATGTCTTGTTTAGGAACGTCAAAACAGCTTTTTGTGTATGTTgattcctgtttttttccctgaataGCAGAGAAAAGGAATATAAGAATACTTTAAATCAGAATAGTCCAATACTTTGTAGATcaatttttttgctttgtttttcaggAACCTGAAGATGAAGTGTTTCTTGCTATTGCTAAAGCAATGGAGGAAATGGTAGAGGATCCTATAGAATGCTATTGGCTTGTCAGTTGTTTTGTGAATCAGCTGAACAGCAAGCACAAAGATTCATTACAACAGCTGGTAAGGAAAAAGGATTTTTGTTTTGCAAGGAGAAGCAGTCATAGAAAGCATTAACAGAGGGAGACAACTGGAGAATCAGAAGTGACACCCTTGGATTCTGTTCCATCAGCTACTTTGAAAATAGGGGAGGAGTGCTTTTTGCATTGTGACTGTGCTGCCCTGTTTAATGTAACATTAGAAATAGTTTTTGTTTGGTATGTGGTAATTTTCAATTAacttttttctctaaagtttaCATTGTATCCAGTTGAATTATATGTCTCACAAATTGGTCACTTGAAATTTTTCTTTAAACAATTAAAATGTCAAAAGTGAAGAACATCTTGATGTACATCTGCTACTTTTTGGGCTGCATCTCTGGCATTCACATGCTGCTCATTGGATGATAGACAAAGCCCAGTTTTGCTTTATAAATGGAGCAGAGTACTCCATCTTCAGAAAAACAATATGTTGCAGATCAAGTTATAATAAGAAGTGGAGTAGATTTTTTTGTAGGACTGACAATTTAAACACTATCACAGAATATTAATTTTGAATTGCTGTCTTCCtgatttataaaataaaattttgattTTAGTGTGTACTTACCAAAATTATGAAAGTTCTTGTAATTCATCAAAAAGCCATAACAGATAAGGATTTTTTAGTGAACAATGTCCTAAAAAGTAAAAATATCGAGTACATGTGCACCAGCAATTGCTGAATAGAAATTTGCTGAGGAAAATTCTGCCTGCCCTTGTTAGTTCTTCTGGAACTAAGAAATAATTTTTAGATCTACCTCTTGTATCTGTGGGTGGTACATTCAACTATACCAGTTCAAAggagaaagaaatattttcaaagtgtGTGTTCGTACGATGTGGCGTGAAGAGTGCCAAGTGTCTCcctccctatttttttttttttttttgtaacgcAATCAATGTGCCAAGACTCAGTAGGTGAGAATATTGGCAAAGGAAACGTTTTCTGCCTTTGACAGTTGAAGTCCTTAGCAGTTTGCCTAACTATGACAAAGCATAAAGGTAGTCAAGAATTTATGAAAATGTGTATTATGTTACATTAAAATTTAAACAAGATGAGAAAATTATCCACATGTTTATGCCTTAAATACTTAGGGTTTTAAAACAATAAGTCAGTGTCCAGCCTTTAATGGGCTGCACGGGGATTTGCTCTCAGaattgattttttgggttttgctgTGTTGTGTGTAGATATTTTTGATGTGTGCTGAGGTGATTCGGTTTGAGGTGAATGAAACTCGATTTTACTTGTGAAGGTAGCAGTAATTAGTGCACGTTTAATCTTTGCATTGCTTGAAGCTCTGAAGCACATCCTTGCACCAGGGAATACTGCATATCTTGGAAGTTCTGCTAGTGGTCAGCAGTTTCAGGAAGCTGAGGTTGTTTCTTTGATTAAGTACATAATTAGTTAATTGCAAAAGTCGGTAACACCTGTATTTTGGAACAACTAAAACAAGGTACATTATTTTAATATGTTACATTGCTCCATTACATTAATTGATTTGTTAAGACAGTGCTTGTCTTACAGTGTGCATGAACTATGAAGGTATTCTGATGTGACTTACCTAAAATTTTCTAATCCTTTCTCAGCCAAAATTTCTGGAGCAGTATTTGAACATTGAAGATAACAGACTGCTGATGCATCTGAAGGCATGTTCTGCAATGAGCAAACTCCCCTATGATCTTTGGTTTAAAAAGTGTTTTGCAGGATGTTTACCTGAGTCCAGTTTACAGAGGCaagttctttttctttcctttctgtttGTAACTGTATAGTCATTTCAGCTTTCTGTCACTATCAGGCAAAGAGCTTTCCATACTTTATCTGTAAGATTATGGTATTAGCTTTATTGCTAACTTGGAAATGATAAAATTGGATTTCATTCCCCCTGTTATTGATGCAAGATAATCAATCTCTGTGTGCTTGTTTCACCTactgaaaataaaaagaatgGAGCTAAGTATACGAGCTGATTCTGTTGGACACTTAGTGCCTCCGAGGATGCAGAGCTCCAAACCCTCTGTCAGGGTTACATAGCTGAGTGGTAGTCAGTTTTTGGGCTTTTGGACAAAAATCTCTGCTTAGGGAGTGATTGTAATATTGCATTAGTGTTACATGAAAAAGATTTTGGGAATGTGTAtgggttttggctgggatagagttagaTTTGTTCAGAGTACTGGTATAGGCCTGTGTTTTggaacacagggatgttttagttCCTGCAGAGCAGTGCTTACACGGCATCGTTCTGCTCCTCACCAGcaaggaggctgggggtgcacaagaacatggctgggaggggacacagccacggCAGCTGACTCCAGCTGACCCAAGGAATATCCCATTCCATGTGCAGTCATGCTCAGCAGTTCAGCTGAGGAGGAGCTTGGCAGGTGGGAGCATTTGCCTGGGGACTCACTGGCCATCAGTCAGGGTGGTGGGCAGCT
The sequence above is drawn from the Melospiza melodia melodia isolate bMelMel2 chromosome 1, bMelMel2.pri, whole genome shotgun sequence genome and encodes:
- the TBC1D7 gene encoding TBC1 domain family member 7; protein product: MADDSQRNFRSVYYEKVGFRGVEEKKSLEILLKDDRLDIEKLCTFSQRFPLPSMYRILVWKVLLGIIPPHHESHALVMKYRKEQYWDIHHALRVIRFINDSTPQVDVFLRIHQLESGKLPRNVAFPLEPEDEVFLAIAKAMEEMVEDPIECYWLVSCFVNQLNSKHKDSLQQLPKFLEQYLNIEDNRLLMHLKACSAMSKLPYDLWFKKCFAGCLPESSLQRVWDKVISGSCKILVFVAVEILLTFKMKIIALNSAEKITQFLENIPQDNTDAIVSKAVDLWRTHCGTPAHSA